The following are encoded together in the Bacteroidales bacterium genome:
- the cas1 gene encoding type II CRISPR-associated endonuclease Cas1: MLKRTLFFVNPYHLYVKNKQLYVTDKLVKKDRMVPAEDIGYVIFDNKQITYTHSVMQLFSENNTAVIFCNDKHMPASMMINFESHHLHGQHADYQIKATEPLKKSLWQQTIKVKIRNQAGVLEYFDKNGEALKEISKHVKSGDTTNRESYAARMYWEQLFDNFIRHRDGKPPNSMLNFCYTILRSATAKALVGSGLLPALGIHHRNKYNAYRLADDIMEPYRPFADRIVKETFTKFPDYKDLTKEIKFELLDILTSDVHFKEVTRPLSVGLSMTAASLVKCYKGEKKKISYPVLK, from the coding sequence ATGCTAAAAAGAACTCTTTTCTTCGTAAATCCTTATCACTTGTATGTAAAAAATAAGCAATTATATGTTACTGATAAATTAGTAAAGAAAGACCGAATGGTACCTGCTGAAGATATTGGTTATGTGATCTTTGATAATAAACAAATAACTTATACTCATTCAGTTATGCAATTATTTTCAGAGAATAATACTGCTGTTATTTTTTGTAATGATAAGCATATGCCTGCTTCTATGATGATAAATTTTGAATCGCATCATTTGCACGGACAGCATGCAGATTATCAAATAAAAGCCACAGAACCGTTAAAAAAGAGTTTATGGCAACAAACGATTAAAGTAAAAATCAGAAACCAAGCAGGCGTTTTGGAATATTTCGATAAAAACGGTGAAGCATTAAAGGAAATATCTAAACATGTAAAAAGCGGTGATACAACAAACAGAGAATCATATGCCGCACGAATGTATTGGGAACAACTTTTTGATAATTTTATAAGACACCGAGACGGAAAACCGCCAAATTCAATGCTGAATTTTTGTTATACAATTTTACGTTCTGCTACTGCAAAAGCCTTGGTCGGTTCCGGATTATTACCGGCTTTGGGTATTCATCACAGAAATAAATACAATGCATACAGATTGGCTGATGATATTATGGAACCGTACAGACCGTTTGCTGACAGAATTGTTAAAGAAACATTTACAAAATTTCCGGATTATAAAGATTTAACAAAAGAAATAAAATTTGAATTATTAGATATTTTAACAAGCGATGTTCATTTTAAGGAAGTAACACGCCCTTTATCAGTTGGATTGAGCATGACTGCTGCATCATTAGTAAAATGTTACAAAGGAGAAAAAAAGAAAATCTCATATCCTGTTTTGAAATAA
- a CDS encoding DUF1573 domain-containing protein, with the protein MNRIILIFILGIFATGNLFAQWGNDTGTLSSGNDGDIKWESKIIDIGEIQQYNRQEIIYKLTNVGGKPIIISNAKGSCGCTEIKFSKRPILPGKSISILVNFDAEDPGVFNKTITLTMNIENSSQVLHLKGTVIR; encoded by the coding sequence ATGAACAGGATTATTTTAATTTTTATTTTAGGGATTTTCGCAACAGGAAATCTCTTTGCACAATGGGGAAATGATACCGGCACATTAAGTTCCGGAAATGACGGTGATATTAAATGGGAATCAAAAATCATTGATATTGGTGAGATACAACAATACAACCGGCAAGAAATAATTTATAAACTTACTAATGTAGGCGGAAAACCAATAATTATTTCTAATGCAAAAGGATCATGCGGATGTACTGAAATTAAATTTTCTAAAAGACCAATACTTCCGGGAAAATCTATCTCAATACTGGTAAATTTTGATGCAGAAGATCCCGGCGTTTTTAATAAAACAATCACATTAACAATGAATATTGAAAACAGTTCACAAGTATTACACTTGAAAGGTACAGTGATTAGATAA
- a CDS encoding glycosyltransferase, with product MLSILIPIYNFDVRNFVKELHSQAENENIIFEIILADDASDTNYRELNKELQSLSNTEYIQLNSNIGRSAIRNFLVEKSNCEYLLFADCDSKISNKDFIKKYIEHCKGEVVICGGRTYEEKKPFCSKEYLRWYYGKKRESKTADERNKFPNRSFMTNNYVISKSIHDAVKFDEKISQYGHEDTLFGIELKRKGINIKHINNSLIHIGLEKNTDFISKTKKGIDNLSYLIKNYNYTELYEDIKLLRTYKKSLSLSFFIILFFNIIKKIIELNLKSRYPLIKLFDFYKLGYLHTIRKNR from the coding sequence ATGCTTTCAATCCTAATCCCGATATATAATTTCGATGTCAGAAATTTTGTAAAAGAACTTCACTCGCAAGCAGAAAATGAAAATATTATTTTTGAAATTATCCTTGCTGATGATGCATCCGACACAAATTATCGAGAGTTAAATAAAGAGTTACAGTCCTTGTCAAATACTGAATATATTCAATTAAATTCAAATATCGGCCGTTCTGCCATAAGAAATTTTTTAGTTGAAAAATCAAACTGTGAATATTTACTTTTTGCAGATTGTGATTCAAAAATTAGTAATAAAGATTTTATAAAAAAGTATATTGAGCATTGTAAAGGAGAAGTTGTAATATGCGGCGGAAGAACTTACGAAGAAAAAAAACCGTTTTGCAGTAAGGAATATTTGAGATGGTATTACGGAAAGAAACGTGAATCAAAAACTGCCGATGAAAGAAATAAATTTCCTAATCGTTCATTTATGACGAATAATTATGTTATTTCCAAATCAATACACGATGCAGTAAAATTTGATGAAAAAATATCGCAATACGGACATGAAGATACTCTTTTCGGAATTGAGTTAAAAAGAAAAGGAATAAATATAAAACATATTAACAACTCGCTTATTCATATAGGATTAGAAAAAAATACCGACTTTATTTCTAAAACAAAAAAAGGAATTGATAATTTAAGTTATTTAATAAAGAATTATAACTATACGGAATTATATGAAGATATTAAATTGTTAAGAACTTATAAAAAAAGTTTATCATTGTCATTTTTCATTATATTATTTTTTAATATCATAAAAAAAATAATTGAACTGAATCTCAAGAGCAGATATCCTTTAATTAAACTGTTTGATTTCTATAAACTCGGGTATTTACATACAATCAGAAAAAACAGATAA
- a CDS encoding C1 family peptidase, translated as MRAILIIISVLVVTTGFSQVKTDNAEFKEYEPGYYQNSILKDVRFVNKNLEVKQVRKRFQMVQTGYDVPNKVSDYKREWANPVISQGNAGTCWAYSTISFLESEINRIHKKQVKLSEIHTVYWEYVEKARGYVQSRGNSLFSQGSEGNAVTRMWKKYGAVPYSAYTGLLNNRKHHTHDKMYKEMNSYLKSVKERNAWNEDEVIETIKQIMNHYIGKPPVKFTVDGKKYTADTYLKDYLKINPDDYVEILSYKQEPYWKKVEYKVEDNWWHSEEYYNIPLDDFMKVVKKSINNGYTMSIGGDVSEAGFLKSTQVAIIPVFDIPSEYINENARQFRFSNKTTTDDHGMHLVGYTEKDGVDWYLIKDSSSGSRNNDENAPEFGYYFFHKDYIKLKMMGFTIHKDAVKDILKKF; from the coding sequence ATGAGAGCAATTTTAATTATCATTTCAGTTTTAGTTGTAACTACGGGTTTTAGTCAAGTTAAAACAGATAATGCCGAGTTTAAAGAATATGAACCGGGGTATTATCAAAACTCAATTTTGAAAGATGTAAGATTTGTTAATAAAAACTTGGAAGTTAAGCAAGTCCGAAAACGTTTTCAGATGGTACAAACAGGATATGATGTACCAAACAAGGTAAGTGATTATAAAAGAGAATGGGCGAATCCGGTTATTTCGCAAGGAAATGCAGGTACATGTTGGGCATATTCAACAATATCTTTTTTGGAATCTGAAATAAACAGAATTCACAAAAAACAAGTAAAATTATCTGAAATACATACAGTATATTGGGAATATGTTGAAAAAGCAAGAGGCTATGTACAATCTCGAGGAAATTCTTTATTTTCACAAGGATCTGAAGGAAATGCCGTTACTCGAATGTGGAAAAAATACGGAGCGGTTCCCTACTCTGCCTATACGGGCTTATTAAATAACAGGAAACATCATACACACGATAAAATGTATAAAGAGATGAATTCTTATTTAAAATCGGTTAAAGAAAGAAATGCGTGGAATGAAGATGAAGTGATTGAGACAATAAAACAAATAATGAATCATTATATCGGCAAACCTCCGGTAAAATTCACTGTTGACGGAAAAAAATATACAGCTGACACTTATTTAAAAGATTATTTGAAGATAAATCCTGATGATTATGTTGAGATATTATCATACAAACAAGAACCGTATTGGAAAAAAGTTGAATACAAAGTTGAGGATAACTGGTGGCACAGTGAAGAATATTATAATATACCTTTAGATGATTTTATGAAAGTCGTAAAAAAATCAATTAATAACGGTTACACAATGAGTATCGGCGGTGATGTTTCCGAAGCAGGTTTTTTAAAAAGTACACAAGTTGCAATAATACCTGTTTTTGATATTCCGTCAGAATATATTAATGAAAATGCCAGACAATTCAGGTTTTCGAACAAAACAACAACAGATGACCACGGAATGCATCTTGTCGGTTATACAGAAAAAGACGGTGTAGATTGGTACTTAATAAAAGATTCAAGTTCCGGATCGAGAAATAATGATGAAAATGCACCTGAATTCGGCTATTATTTCTTTCATAAAGATTATATAAAACTTAAAATGATGGGATTTACTATTCATAAAGATGCTGTTAAGGATATATTGAAGAAGTTTTAA
- a CDS encoding ACP phosphodiesterase, whose amino-acid sequence MNFLAHIYLSGENDDIKFGNFIGDWIKGKKYQNYPENIKKGILLHREIDSYTDSHPIVHNSIVRLRPAYGKHSGVAVDILYDHFLAFNWELYSEISLEDYVKKFHSYVLKNSDLLPKKARRFAFPFIRKKRLICYADLVCFEDVLNKMAIYTSMPNKAKQAMQIIKENYKDFKNEFQLFFSDIQTFVKGVNISS is encoded by the coding sequence ATGAACTTCCTCGCACACATATACCTCTCCGGTGAAAATGATGATATAAAATTCGGAAACTTTATTGGTGATTGGATTAAGGGAAAAAAATATCAAAATTATCCTGAAAATATTAAAAAAGGAATTTTACTGCATCGAGAAATTGATTCATATACCGACTCTCACCCCATTGTACATAATAGCATTGTTCGGTTAAGACCGGCTTACGGAAAACATTCCGGAGTTGCCGTTGATATACTTTACGATCACTTTTTGGCTTTTAATTGGGAACTGTATTCTGAAATAAGCCTTGAAGATTATGTAAAAAAATTTCACTCTTACGTTTTAAAAAATTCAGACCTGTTGCCGAAAAAAGCAAGACGATTTGCTTTTCCTTTCATTAGAAAAAAAAGATTAATTTGTTATGCCGATTTGGTTTGTTTTGAAGATGTTCTTAATAAAATGGCAATATATACTTCCATGCCGAATAAAGCTAAACAGGCAATGCAGATTATAAAAGAGAATTATAAAGATTTTAAAAATGAATTTCAGTTATTTTTCTCTGATATACAAACGTTTGTTAAAGGAGTTAATATCTCTTCATAA
- a CDS encoding threonyl-tRNA synthetase editing domain-containing protein — MKLLMIYVKKFSYKPTIKTLEGFEEHTENKIFENALVGFIQAEEHDTEKEILKVEKNLVKNLKWGARKNETNFVVLHSFAHLSESKASPEYTKQVFDLAEKRLQNANYETAQTPFGYFLDLDIQAPGFSQARMFKSF, encoded by the coding sequence ATGAAATTATTAATGATCTATGTAAAGAAATTTTCTTATAAACCTACGATAAAAACGCTTGAAGGATTTGAAGAACATACAGAAAACAAAATTTTTGAAAATGCTTTGGTGGGATTTATTCAAGCGGAAGAACATGATACTGAAAAAGAGATTTTGAAAGTTGAAAAAAATCTTGTAAAAAATTTAAAATGGGGTGCAAGAAAAAATGAAACCAATTTTGTTGTATTGCATTCATTTGCACATTTATCCGAAAGCAAAGCATCTCCGGAATATACAAAGCAAGTGTTTGATTTAGCCGAGAAACGCTTGCAAAATGCTAATTATGAAACTGCTCAAACACCTTTTGGTTATTTCTTGGATTTGGATATTCAAGCTCCGGGATTTTCACAAGCTCGAATGTTTAAAAGTTTTTAG